In Brachypodium distachyon strain Bd21 chromosome 5, Brachypodium_distachyon_v3.0, whole genome shotgun sequence, the genomic window taggggatacatcagtaacggtaaCTTTAACAcggcccgttactgatgcaccacacatcagtaacggtcgccctaacGCGACCGCCACCGATGTGtgtatcagtaacggtcgctctcGGCCCGTGTTAAAGCGACCGCCActcgaccgccactgatgtatggctaggcggggacgggcagaccccgctctgttcatcagtaacggtcgcggccgTGACCGACACAAATGTTGTTCATCAATAACGGTCGCGTTgacatatagaccgttttgtagtagtgaggTGCCAACTCAAATATTGACTGTTCAATCAAGACTTGAACAACTGAGAAACATTATCAGAATGGGAGTCTGAAAAGCTAGATGCCTAGCttgcagaaagaaagaaacctCCTCTGTCCGATGGAGCATTGCAATACTACTAAACAGTATCAGTGAAGTACAGTAGTGTCGTGTGGCTGTATTTTCTTCAGCAAATTTCCTGACATGCCCTTGCAAAATGCACGACTGCTACACCAGTGTTCCAGAAAACACACGAGACAATAAGAGAGGACAATTTCATTCATTTATTTGATCAAATCCCTTCCACGGCGTACACAACGATCATCACTTCTACAAGCTAGCCTTGGCGAAGGAGACGAGCCTGCGGCTGTTAGCCCCAGCCTTCTCATAAACCACGGCCTTGAACGTCGaacttcctcctcctcctgctgcaaCCAACTCCGGCGAGGCGTCGATGAAGAGCTCGTAGGTGACACCGGCCACCAGCTGCTTCCTGCCGCTGACAACCTTGTTGAACTTGAGCCTGCAGTTGGCATGCATCCCGTACTGCGCCACAGCCCAGCTGCCCAGCTCCCGGATGCTTGGGTCATTCAGGTTCAGGATCGGCTCCCATGCGCCCACGGAGAGATGCTCCGCGACTCCGGGTTCTTGCTTGAATGGCTCTCCACAGCCCGTGGCGCCGTAGATCATGaccccggcgacggccatgaggaggaagaagctgcTAGATGAGGTCCTCatctttctttgtttcttgatTCTTGATTTGGATGTCGGTTGTTTGAGATGAGATGGTTTATGTGGTGATTGTGTTCAACTGGAGTGGAATTGAGGGCTGTTAAATAGATGTTGCTTTTTTTGGCATCATGATCAGGAAGATATTAATTGGATGATGGTGATCCGAATTAATAGGCAGTTACATGGACACTGATCACAACCCGTTTTATTGCTGTTTTTCAGGAGTCAGTTGGATGCCTATACTGATAGGCATTTAGAAGGAAATTAGTTATGACTGGCTGGGTGTGCAAGGGTTAATTCATTGGATGCAGTATCCAAATATAGCAGTCATCAAGAAGGAGGGTGGTTAGGGATGCGCTGAATGGTGCGTGGCTGCTGGATGTGGGGCCCAACTTGTCAGCCCAGGCGATCGGCGAGTTTCTTGTGCTCTGGGAGTGGATCCGCGATGTCCAGCTGGTGGATGAGGTTCCCGACTCCTTGTCCTGGAATTGGTCCACCGATGGGCGATATTCTGCCAAGTCGGCCTATGCGAATCTCTTTGCCGGCATGACGCGTGATCCTATGGCATCAGTGGTTTGGGGCTCTCGGGCGCCTGGGCGGTGCCGCTTCTTCGCGTGGCTAGCGGTTCGCAACCGTTGTTGGACGGCATATCGGCTGGAGAAGCGTGGCCTCCCGCGGCCCGACAAGTGCCCTCTTTGCGACCAGGAGAGGGAATGTATTTCTCACTTGCTGGTGGGCTGCGTGGTCTCTAGGAAGGTTTGGCTGAAGGTGCTCACCCTGGTGGGTCATGGTGATTGGTGTCCGAGCGCCAAAGCGGACCTGCGTGGACGGTGGTCCTCTCTTCCCTCCTCTCGGGGTGACGAAAAGACGCCTTGACGATAGTTACCTTGGTCTTCTGGACCATCTGGTGCCATCGAAATGACGTGGTTTTCAACGGGGCGACTTCGTCGGCGTTGCGGATCTTCGAGAGGGTGAGAGAGGAGCTGAGTCGTTGGTTTCAAGCGGGGCTCTTCAGGAGTGGTACCCTCGTTCCGGCCCATGTGGCGAGTAGGTGGATTGTTAGCttgtgatctttttttttggttgccACTTTGTGGCGTTGTTTGCCTCTATGGCGTGCGTTGTACTCAGCCTTCTGgctcttcttttttaataGATGATGCATCCGATGGATTGCATTcttggaaaaaataaatcaagaaGGAGGTCAGTTACAACTTTTTATTGGGTGCACCTGTTGTTTCAAGGAAGTATGCCCGCACACTATATGTATTGACTTATCTATTCTTtttcaaaactcaaaacacATAAAAGTGTTCAGTATGTGTGCATGTTTCCAAGTAAtaccaggaaaaaaaatcaacacatAAAAAGTGTTCAGTATGAGGACACACCTTTCACATAAAAAGGTGCTACCAAATAAATCATATGAACTTAGATGAACAGAAAACAGAATTAGCTGAACACTGATTATATGGCCGTGTCAACAATTAATCGTAGCCGTAACGATGCATGTCATTTTTTCGACTCAAACTTCTTTTGTATGCAGTCTAAACTAGCCGAACTTAATTACTCACATGAcaaaacaagaagaacaaCTGAACATATCAACATCAATGCTGCCTTGTGATTTATTTGAACACAACAATTCTGGTTTCCTGAAATTGGTACTTCTTGCCGCCGTCTAGGGTTCCGAAGCCGCCGTCTAGGGTACTGAATTTCAGTATTCATTGGAGGAAACCCTGGTGACCTTGGCCAAGCAGTTGTCCACTGGCCTGGGATGAGGCAGGTACCTTATCCGACAGCTTGGATTTTCCCTTGTCAGCCTGCATTCACatgcaaaatttaaaaaaaattctagcaAAACATAGCAGTTGAGAGGTACTAACACACAATTCCCTCTGGAACTGCAAGGAGCAATAACTAATGGTGAAGGCTTACTTGTAGCCAAGGAGGAAATGGTGGAGGAAGACGGAGATCTCTAGCTTCGCAAGATCATTTCCGGGGCAGAGCTTCGGGCCGAGCCCGAATGGAAGAAACGTCCCAACTTTGGGCGGCGGACCCTAATGACAATGCAGAATTTGTAAGAGGTCGATTCAAGATCCTCGGTCACCTAAACTCGGAATGCAGTAATAGTTTGGAGAGATTTATTTGTTGGTTGAGAATGGCCTGACCAAGGTACCTCCCATCTTGAAGGGTTGAACTTGTTGGGCTCAGAGTACAGCTGAGGGTCCATGTGCACGCTCCTATACCACAACTGAACCTTCCAGCCCTTGGGTATCAGATAGCCTATATGTGGATCAATCACAAAGGCAACAATTCATCAAGACCAAATGTGATGGATAAAAGATATGATGATTGACACGGTTGGAAAAGCAAAAGTGCATGCACCGTTGACAAAGACGTCTCGAGTCGCCTGACGGAACGTCACGAAGGAGATGTTGACGAATCGCAGAGTCTCGTCGATGACCTGATATATAGTTGTTTGTTTCAAACGACAATATGGATGATCAATCCAACATTGCAAGATGTAACTCGTTGAGGCATGCATTTACATGCATGAATATAATTGCGATCAACAAAACAACTAAGCAAGCAAGCAACCTGTGAGAGGTACTCCATCTTCTTGTAGTCCCTTAGAGTGAGCCCCTTCTGCGTGAGCGGTATGTTCTTCATGATCTCCTCCTGCTCGGCCTGATCCAGCAAAGAGAAATTAAGAAGATGCATCAATGATCAATCCATCACTTCGACTGATTGCATGATTCGATCGCGATAATGCTGCAACAAAAGTGACCTTGTGCATCAATCAGTGCAGACGCATTACTCCATTTCGAAAGAAAATAGTAAAtttaaaaaagaaacacaCGTTATGTGTTTAGGTTTTCACAAGATCAAGGTCATTGCTAATCGTCTCATAGAACCACTGTTCTTTGGGCGGGCGTTCTCACATAAGCCAAATCTGGTAATTAATCCATTTGACAGGCCGGGTTTCTGGCAATTCTAGGTGACACGTGTCCGACTGCCGTTCCCTTTGACACGTCAGATCAGGACCCAATTCGGCTGAACCGTTTCCTTTGTCCAATTCGGCTGACCCGTTTCCTTTGTCGACGTGTGTCAAAGGAAAAGGGACAGCCAAGACATGTGCCATCTGTTATGCGAGCCACAACTGCCATAAACCCTATCAAATGGCTTAATCTATTGGATTTGGGTTCTGTGAGAATGTCGTCCATCCGAAGAGTGGTAACTCTCTGAGACAATTAGCGATCACTATTGTTCCGTGAACACCTGAACGCAAAAGGTGtagttttctgaaatttactcgaaagaggaaaaaaaaataccttgGCCTTTGAGAGGATGTGAGAGTTCTCCTGCATGAAGACGGTGGCCCACATGGTAATGTGGGCAGAGGACTCATGGCCGGCGTTGAGGTAGAGCACGAGCATGTCGATGATCTCCTCATCCTCCagcctcctccctccttcgTCCTCCACCTCGATGAGCCTGTCCATCATGTCCATGTCCACGCTCGCTTGCCGAGGGCACCGTCGGCGATCGTCGAGGACGCCCTGCAACACTGCCACCAGCTTTCGGCGAGCCTTGAGGGCCTTATGGTAGGCGAAGCCGGGGAGGTTGATGGCCATAGCACGCATGCCGTGGTTGAGCTCCGAGTAGCTCTGCTCCAGCGCCGCCATGGTGCCTTCGTCCTCGGCAGCACGGCTCATGAAGATCCGCACAATGATCAGAAACGTCATCCTCCGCAGCTCTGTCAAGAACTCCACCGGctccgaggaagaagaccagcGGCGGAGGGTTGAGGTGACGTTGTGGTCGATGAAGCCCAAgtaggcggcgagcgcggTTGAGCCATTGACAGGCGCCGCGGTGAGCTTGCGCAAGCGGCGGTGCTCGTCACGCGGCATGGCGGGGGAGGTGAAGGACCGGGTGCCGATGAGGTTCAGTGTCGCCTCCGGCCACCCGTTGACGAAGGCCACGTCGTCCATCAACACCTTCTTACACGCCTCCGGCGTCGTCACCAGCACCGAAGGGCTGCTGTACATGAAGGACCTGTACAGCCCTGTTCGCCCATACCTGCGTGCAATCGATATTCACCGGTGCAATGTGTCAAAAACTTATCCGAATGTTGATGGTTTCgtgatagaaaaaaaaaaccgataGTTGTGTGATACAAGTCTGTTCACTCTTCTATGTGGTGGTCCTGCATAATCTACTCGATTTCCCTCCAATTCAGTTCATTTCCGATGTGTTTCTAAGAAGATAAGCCGTGGTAGGGTGACTTAACTTTATTTGCTAAATACATGTTTGTTTATTATCTTTGGGAACAAACATGCCACGCTGAACTCTGTTGTCGGATAGCTAGGCCTAATATTGAATTCCATCAAATTTTGTTTGTGTCACATCCTGAAGCTTGGAACGAAATTATTGATAAAGTAGCTAACATTGTGTTGCATAATATTCCAACACATTGAACTGCCGGCCGAAGAGGACCCATCCCAATTGTATCTTCATTCTACGTGGATTTTTCCTTCTGTCCATTCTGTGTACTCTATAGTATGTATGCAAAGACCGAGAATtaataatacttcctccgattcatgttatttgtcaaaatattacatgtatctagacattttttaaatatagatacatccatatttggacaagtaatatgaatcggagggaccAGTAATAAAATGAAGCTTGTATGACGCGTAAGTTGCTGACCTTCCGACCAAGGAGTCGATGAATGCGTCGGGCTTTCCGGACTTGAAAGCTCTCAGAAAAGCCCACATGCCGCCGACGAGCGGCCAGCCCATGTCCCCCGGCGGCAGCCTGGCCCGCCTCTCGGCGCCAAGTGAGCCCACCCAGTACCATGCGTGGGCCTTCCGGACCACGCCGTCCACCACGACAACCACAGCAAGGCCCACCGCCACGGCAGCCCACCACCACATCCTCGACGGCTCGACGGAGACGAACAAGACGACTATCGCTGCCTTCTTGTGCTTTAATATCCGTGTGGAAGAAGCTTAATTCGACCTATGTCGGGCTTTCTCCTTCTCTCCTACCTCGGACATTATCTTGTGGTCAGACACTCAGACACAACACGCTTCATCAGCAAACTTAATGGGTGATTATAAACACATATCGTCTAGCTTAGTGTTGACATTGACATACATACAATGTTTTAATTGATTATTATTGTTACCGGCAGATGATGCGCTCATACGGCTGCTAATGCCTGACAGAAAAGATGCTGTCGATAATCAGGACAAGATGCTTTCTGGGTCCCCATTGATTCTTTTATATATCTGCCAAATTAAGATGATCAATATATTTAGTCCACCCTCATGGCCGCCATATGGCATACATAAAAGTTACCATCATGAGGTAAAAATGTGATCAGCTAGCTTGGAGCTTTTCTGTTGAATTGGTTGTTTTGTTAATCAATGATGCCTTGCTCTCAAACATAAGGAAAAGATACTAATGTTGCGGGCAATCGGGACAACATGTCCGAGGTTGGCATTTTCATGGCAAGATGCTTATTAGTCTCCATTGATTACCAAAGATGGTCAATACAGTCGTCCCATGGGCCGCCATATGGCATATATAGGACACTTTTTGCATATAAATTTTTCCTTCAATAAAGTTATGCTCATGAGAAAAATgtgatcaatttggagttcttGTGTTGAATTGGTTAAGTGTTGAGTTCATCAGCGAAGCAGCAGCGCGCATATGCCTTTTCACATGCCTAACACATCGGAAACTATTTAATTTCGAATATAAATCCAATGGTATAACTCTGTATTATTCTAGTTAATCGATGGAAAGTATTGAATTGGTTACTGAATTTGATGTTTTATGTTATCCCCTCCTTGAATTTTTCCAATACTTTTGGCTGTGTTCTTTTCAGCTTCTAAACTTGATTTTTCCGAGAAGCTGCCCTCACACAACTTTTTAGAGAAACCGCTCCCCAAATTTGATTAGGCTTTCGATTCCAAACTAGTTTAACTAAATTTAAAAGCCTAACTAAATTTTGGAGACGGCTTCTAGTGGAAACTAGGGGGGAGGGCAACTTCACAGAGAAGCCCCCAAAAGAACCTGCCCTTTGTCACCCAAGGACTAGTTACCCGTATTCATACGCTGTCTCCTGGTACCTAACGCAGAAGACATTAGTTCGTCACAAACCTTAACTGGTGATTATATTATCTGCTGTTCGCGTTGACGTGGCATGCATTTTACATCATGGCGTCCACTTAATTACCAGCAGATGGTCTGCGGCTGCTGATTAATGATGCCTctcaaacacaagaaaaacgATATCTTTACAattataaagatctgagttggtggtcgcgAGTTCACTCCAACAAGACTACCATTTAAAAGCTACGAAATCATTTAATTGCCACTCATTTCATATgtatcatgatcttttgactatgcttgattggttttcatgaCTTTCAAGAGTAATtgcatttttcaaaaataaaattttgacataattcttatttatcataaatttaaacaactcatgcataacacaaatttttaattttgtaGCAGAGCACGGATATTTAACTAGCTTTACTAATGTTGTGGGCAATCAGGACAAGAGGTCCGAGGAGGTCCGGGGTTGGCATTTCCCATAGCAAGATGCTTAGGACTCTAGTCTCCATTTATTATATATCCAAGACATCAATATAGTCCCACGGCTTGATTAGAACCCTTTTGCAAATACTTGCTGAAAACGATCCTTTTGAGTAAATAGCCTAGGCGGTTGCAGACTACAAAACGAGAACATGGCTCAATAGGTTCTTAACTGGAGCCatttaaatatatattttctttgagAAAGAGCTTCCATTAGATCATAGGTAGTTACAGGGTATATCAGCCGTGCCCTGAGTTTGCCATGGCATCCCCCCGAGCATGGAACCTGACGACTTGCTCGACCTGGCAAACTGCGCCAGATTATGCGCGTCCGAGATGGCCGTCCGGCTAGCCCAGGAGCAGCGAAAGTCAACAAGGTTACGAAGCAAATCTCTGATATCGGAGATAACAAAGCAGATGGCCGATCGGTCCCGAGATCAGGTCGATGCAGTCAGATTCCAGGTGGAGCTTCATGCCAGCGTCTTCACAGAGGGCCTCAATGCCGCATCGCGCAGCGATGGCTTCAGCTTCGACGACAGACACACACTGGCCAGAAATTCCCCAGGCAGAAGCGATAATCGTCCCGGTGCTAGAACGCAGAATGGAGCCCCACCACGACTCCCCAGTTTGTGGGATAAAGCTAGCATCACAGTTCAGTTTCAGCCAgtcagccgccgccggcgtccacCCGGCTCGGGGCTCCGAGCTCATGTGCATGCCATTCTGCCGGTTGTCGTGAACTGCACGCTGCAGGCAGCTCCAGATACCAGATTCTGGACCTTTCATATTCTCCAAAGCCAACGAATAGCTTCTTATGCATTGGGCAGATTCCTCAATCGTAGCCATACTGGTGCCGAAGATCGAGTCGTTTCTCAGATGCCACACCCTCCACCAGAGAAGGAGCAAGCGCTGGTGAGTAAGGGCATCAACAGAATCAAGCATGACCAGAACCCAGTCATCCCCCTCTTGGCGAAGAGCACCTTCCTCGGGGAG contains:
- the LOC100828763 gene encoding putative cysteine proteinase inhibitor 7: MRTSSSSFFLLMAVAGVMIYGATGCGEPFKQEPGVAEHLSVGAWEPILNLNDPSIRELGSWAVAQYGMHANCRLKFNKVVSGRKQLVAGVTYELFIDASPELVAAGGGGSSTFKAVVYEKAGANSRRLVSFAKASL
- the LOC100829065 gene encoding ent-kaurenoic acid oxidase 1 isoform X1; the protein is MWWWAAVAVGLAVVVVVDGVVRKAHAWYWVGSLGAERRARLPPGDMGWPLVGGMWAFLRAFKSGKPDAFIDSLVGRYGRTGLYRSFMYSSPSVLVTTPEACKKVLMDDVAFVNGWPEATLNLIGTRSFTSPAMPRDEHRRLRKLTAAPVNGSTALAAYLGFIDHNVTSTLRRWSSSSEPVEFLTELRRMTFLIIVRIFMSRAAEDEGTMAALEQSYSELNHGMRAMAINLPGFAYHKALKARRKLVAVLQGVLDDRRRCPRQASVDMDMMDRLIEVEDEGGRRLEDEEIIDMLVLYLNAGHESSAHITMWATVFMQENSHILSKAKAEQEEIMKNIPLTQKGLTLRDYKKMEYLSQVIDETLRFVNISFVTFRQATRDVFVNGYLIPKGWKVQLWYRSVHMDPQLYSEPNKFNPSRWEGPPPKVGTFLPFGLGPKLCPGNDLAKLEISVFLHHFLLGYKLTRENPSCRIRYLPHPRPVDNCLAKVTRVSSNEY
- the LOC100829065 gene encoding ent-kaurenoic acid oxidase 1 isoform X2, with protein sequence MWWWAAVAVGLAVVVVVDGVVRKAHAWYWVGSLGAERRARLPPGDMGWPLVGGMWAFLRAFKSGKPDAFIDSLVGRYGRTGLYRSFMYSSPSVLVTTPEACKKVLMDDVAFVNGWPEATLNLIGTRSFTSPAMPRDEHRRLRKLTAAPVNGSTALAAYLGFIDHNVTSTLRRWSSSSEPVEFLTELRRMTFLIIVRIFMSRAAEDEGTMAALEQSYSELNHGMRAMAINLPGFAYHKALKARRKLVAVLQGVLDDRRRCPRQASVDMDMMDRLIEVEDEGGRRLEDEEIIDMLVLYLNAGHESSAHITMWATVFMQENSHILSKAKAEQEEIMKNIPLTQKGLTLRDYKKMEYLSQVIDETLRFVNISFVTFRQATRDVFVNGYLIPKGWKVQLWYRSVHMDPQLYSEPNKFNPSRWEVPWVRRPKLGRFFHSGSARSSAPEMILRS